Below is a genomic region from Telmatobacter sp. DSM 110680.
CCAACAACCTGGATAGCGTAGCGTTCGATGCAGAGTCCAACACCATCGACAACCAGGACGGGCACAACGCCTTTCAAGATGTGAAGCTAAACGGCCTGATTCTTACGGGCGATAACGGAGATGCGGCGAAGGCTTATGCAAGGGCAGGATTGGGATGTAGCGATTCGCTGCGACTATTGGGGATGACAAACGTGACGGTGATGAATTCGGTCTTGTTCGATGAGGCAGGATGTCACACCGAGACGGGTACTGCCGCAGTGATCCTCGGTCGCGTGAGTCATGTGACGTTTGTAAACAACATCATTTTCGGCGTACCGGCGTCGGGCAGCCCGGATGAGACTGCGATCGACTTGGAGTGGTCAGAGGATCATGTAAGTCTGCTTGCAAATCTGTTTGCGGAGAACGCAGGTCCGGCGGTGGAGATTCTGAACATTCACGGAGGGGACCATTCGAGCGACCTGGATTTCAGCGGCAATACCTTTGTCCAGAATGCTTGCGCACGTCGGCCCGGCGCTGCCGGAGTGTGGGAGGACAATAAGGGTCGCGGATATGGAACTCCCGTGGGAAAGATTCGCAATAACCTGTACTTTGAACCGCATGGAAAATTCTTTGGTGGACGAAATGTCGGGTCAGTTTCAGATGTGAACAATGTAGGGACAATACAGGCAGCTAGCTTTGCTGCGGAACAATTCTCCGCAACGCAAGGTCAAAACAATTGGCGATACCTGCACGAAACAGCAGATGGATCATGGGCGAATTTGCCTACTTATGCGGCCGGAAACAACAATGGAGCATGGGAAGCGGGTACTGCGCAGTATGTGAGCGCCTTCAATATGGCGCCAGTAACCTGCACCAACCATCACAATTGCGGAGGAGTAGCGCGCGAGTGGATCGCGTCTCGCGCGGGCACCATCCGCATCCGCGGACGCGTGATTAGGAGCGACGGACAAGCTGGATCTGGCGTGAGAGCGGCAGTGAATTTAGTGTCTGGCGGAAATACGACGCTTATCTGGCCATTGCAGGACGGAAAACAACTCATCCCGAGCACAGATCAGATGGGATATGAGACGGACGTAGACGACATACACGTTTTCGCTGGCGATGTGATTCGATTCGAAGTTCATGCGAGCGGTGACAGAATCAACGATGCAGTCAGTTGGACTCCGTCGATTGGATACGTAGGTTCAAGCTCGAAACACACGAACCTTCCGCAAGATGGGCTTTAACGTATTGACTATTGCAGGAGTGCCTGACTCTTCAGGAACTCGCTTAGCGCATCGCTGCTTAATTTATTGATGTCGGCAGGTGGCCACGCGGCGTTCCAGATGAGGTAGCCACCCGGAATGGTCAGCGACTTCTGGCGCGCGCCTATGGCCGTAAGCGCGGTGGTGATCCAGCCGCGGTTCTCAAGGCCGTAGAGAGTCTCGGATGAAGCCTTTGGGTCGCGGATGTCAGCAACGTGTTCCCCCATGTGCGCGATGGCAAGGGCCAGAGCATTACCCTTGAGGCGACTGGAATCAAAAGTGCAGTTATAGAGAACGCCGTCGGGTGAGGCGTGAGAGCCTTTCTGCTCGAGACGCAGAGACGCTTCGTTCATTCCGCTGAATACTACGGTGACACCATTGTCTTCACCTTGTTTGCCAAAGGCAGCCGCGGCGCGCTCAACCTGATCGCCAAGAGGACTGCTGGCGCCGAATACCTTGGCGAATGCGTGGACTGAGGCTGTGGCATCACCCGAGGGAGAGTCGGTGCTAGTTTCGGACTTTGTGATTGCAGCGGATTTGGAATAGTCGATTTCGCGAGCGGTAGCATCGGTGACGGACTGAAGCACGAGACGCACCGGATACGCGTTGAGATTGCCGAAGCCGGTGATGTCGATGATCTTTCCTGCCGCGTCACGGCGCATATCCGGCTTTACAGCATCGATACGGCCGATGAGGGTGGCACCGACTTCAGACTTGGTGCAACCGAGGCACATGTTGTTGCCCTTGTACGGAGCGGCGAGAAGGGAGTCGAATTGCTTGAAGTCCTTGCTTTTGTCGAGCGTGATGGGAGCGCGATCAGCGGGTGCAACGGTGCCTGCGAAATTGGCGGCGGGCTGCAACTGGAGAAGCGCGACCGGGCCGGACTTGGCTTTTGTGCCTTCAGGATAGGCAAGCCAGATGCCGCCGATATGGTACTTGCAGTCTTCTGCTTTGATGATGAATTCATCGAAGCCGGAGGATACTGTGGCCTTGATGCGGACGGTTTTGCCGTTGAAGGATGAAGGATCCTTCAGGACATCGCAGACGGTGGTGTCGACGGCTTGAGCGTGAAGGGAAGTGGCGACGAGGCAAAATAGAGCGATGTGAACGAGGTGCTTCATCAGTGGCTCCCGGATGCATTTGCAGAGCCGGACAAAGAGACCGAGGCTTCTGCTTAGAGTTTGTGTGGACTGACAAGGGTAGCATGATGCGGCTGGAACTGTGCTTTCCCACCCAAGCGGAGCTTGGATGGTGCGCCCAGTTTTGTGCTTAGGCAGAAACCGTGAACTCAGAACTCACTCGACTCTGAGAGCTACTACGGGATTTACGGCCGCGGCACGTCTTGCGGGTAAATAGCTGGCGAGTAGGGCGGCGGCGGTGAGAATGAGGGGCACCGTAAGAAACGTAAGCGGGTCGAGGGGGCTGATGTCAAAAAGAAGCGCCTTCATGGATTGCGTGAGTGCTGCCGCGGCTGCAATGCCGATGGAGACTCCGATGACTGTCAGGGTGAGGGCGGAGCGGACGAACATCCACTTCAGTTCGTTCTTCTGCGCGCCGAGAGCAAGGCGGATGCCGATTTCACGGGTGCGCTGAGCGACGGCGTAAGACAGGACTCCATAGATGCCGATGATGCCCAGCGCGAGCGCCATGGTGCCGGCGATCGCGAGCATCGTGAGTGTGAAGGAGGTGCGCGCCATCGACTTCGAATAGATTTCCTGCATGGTGCTGGGTGTGGCCACAGGAAGATTGTTATTCACAGACCAGACCGCCTGCTGAACATCGCCGATCAGCGATTCTGAACCGGCGCGATTGGTGCGGATGGCAAACGTGACTTCCCGAGGAGCGTCAAGGGTTGGTGTCCGGGTATAAGGGCTTTCGAGCATCGCCGGCCAATAGACGATTGCTGGAGCCTTCTCATCGACGCCGTTGTGGCGCACATCCTGCACAACGCCGATGACCTCGACCCAGGGCATGCTTGAGAACTGACGGACCCGTTTGCCGATTGCGGCAGATGCGGGGCCCCAGTTTTCGCGTGCGAAGTTCTCTGAGACGATTACATATCGATTGAGGTTGTAGATATCGGACCATGTGAAGTCACGTCCGGCAACCATGCGCGTGCCTGCAGTCTGGAAGTATCCCGGCGACACGTAATTGAACATGCGCAGTGGTGGTTCGCCGCCCGGATAGACTTTGCCCTCGGCGCCTATCTCATCCCAGTTAGGTTCGAAACCTTCCATGGGAGCGGCTGCAGCAAATCCAACCGATGTGACGCCGGGGACCGCGGAGATTTTGTCGGCGATCTCGTTCTGCTGATGTGTGACAGTGCGTGGATCGGCAACAAGCAAATCAGGAATATAGATATGCATGAGCTGCAGGTGATCTGGATCGGTAAACCCTGGCTCGACGTTGCGCAATGCGGCAAAAGTGCGGATCATGAGCAGGGCGCTTACCAGAAGAACAAGAGCCATGGCGACTTGGGCGACGACCAGCACACTGCGTGAGCGCTGGCGCACGCGTCCGGCGCTGGCGGTGCGGTTGGCGCCGGAGAGAGCAGCAGCAGCGCGCGTGCGGGCGTACTTGATTGCGGGGATCGATCCAAACAGCAACCCGGAAATCACAGACAGCGCAAGGGTGAATGCGAGCGCGTGGGCATCGAGTGTGACTTCACTGAGGCGTGGCAGATTGACTGGGCCGAAAGCGACTAGAAGACGCAATCCGGCTGACGCGACACCCAGGGCGAACACGCCGCCGATGAGCCCGAGCAGGACGCTTTCGAAAAGAAGCTCTCGAACGATGCGCGCACGACCCGCTCCAAGTGCGGCGCGAATGGAAAGCTCGTGCTGACGCGAATCTGCTCGAACAAGAAGCAGGTTCGCAATGTTTACGCAGGCGATGAGCATCACGAGGCCGACAGTGGCCATGACCACCCAGAGGACATTGGAGATGTTGCCGATGACCTGCTGCTTCAACGACCGGAAATGCGGTGAGACCTTCCAGAGATCGTAATAGTGGGGATTGGTGCCGGGACCATTGGAGAAGGTATCCATCCAGGTAGAAATCAGGCGGCCAATGTCGCCGTTGGCCTGGGCGAGCGAGATGCCGGGTTTGAGACGGCCGATGCCGTTGTATCCGAATCCCGCAAGTTTGAGGTTGCCGCGATCGAACTGCAACGGAGCGAGCATATCGAAGTCGTTGTCGACTACACGAAAGCCGCGCGGCATGACACCGATGATCTCGCAGGTTTTGGCATCAAGCTGAATGCTACGACCGATTACGTTGCGATCTCCGCCGAAACGCCGCTGCCAGTAGCCATAGCTCAACATCACGCGCTTAGCGCCGTGCGGGTCCTGATCGGCTTGCGAGAGCCAGCGGCCGAAGGCGGGATGGATGTCGAGCGTCTGCAACACGCCATCAGTGATCAGCAAGGTATGCACCTGCTCGGGCTGGGCGATGCCCGTGACATTGGCGGTGCTGGGAGCCCACACACCGAGCGATTGAAAAGTTCTGTTGTGCTCGGAGAAAGTGAAATACATCGAAGCAGAGAGACGCAGGCCACTCTCAAAATTCGCCAGCCCCGGAGCTCCCGGAGCGTCGAGCCAGAGCGCGGCAAGCTGGTTCGAATCGGGGTAGGGAAGAGGCTTGAGCAGAACTCCATCAACGACGCTGAAGACGGCGGTGTTGGCCCCGATTCCGATGGCGAGTGTGAGGAGGACGGTGACTGTGAATCCCGGAGACTTGCGGAGGCGGCGCAGGGTGAATTTGAAATCAGCGAGCATAGACTCGAGTGCGCGCCACTGCCACTGTTCGCGGCTGCGCTGCTGGACAAGGGCGACGTTGCCGAATTCGCGACGGGCGGCTTGCTCGGCCTGTTTGCGAGGCATGCCTTCGGACTCGAGTTCGTCGGCGCGCTCCTGGATGTGCTCCTGAACGGAGACGTCGATGTCCTGATAGCGGCGATTGCGACCGAAGAGCCGGGGAAATGGGTTCATCGTGATCTCCTGCTAGTTATGCGTCCAGGTTTTTTATCCTTGCCCTGGCTTTTATCAGCGCGGTGAAAAGGCGAGCACGCGCGTGATGCCGTCGAACATCTTGCCGAAGCTGGAAAGTTCTCTCTCGAGGTGCCGGATGCCCGCATCGGTGAGCCTATAGATGCGTGTGGGACGGCCCTTTGCGGAAATACCCTCGTCGGATTCGAGCAATCCTTCGCGAAGCAAGCGTTGCAGGGCGGGGTAGAGAGAACCCTCTTCGACCTGCAGCAGTTCGTCGGATACCTGCTTGATGTGTTTCACCAAGGCGTATCCGTGCATCGGCTTGTGGCGGAGAGACTGCAGGATCATGATTTCGAGCGCTCCAGGGAAGAGGTCGCGGTCGTCAGGATGTTTCGCCATGGAGAGATGGTAGTGCTTGGATACCTATTTTGTAAATAGTTATGTAGACACAGGTTTGTTTTAGAGGTATTTCTCTGTTCCAAAAAGCCAAGAGTGCACAGCCCCGCTGGGATTGCGGGTGTGTGGTGGGGCCACTCGGAAGTGCGCCGAAAATTCGCTCACTTCCCAGTGGATTTCTGAGTGGCGATCCAGTTTGTGATGCGTTCTTCGAGGACGTCCAGGGGCAGGGCGCCGGAGTCGATGACCTGGTCGTGGAAGGTGCGGATGTCGAACTTGGACCCTAGTTCCTTTTTTGCGCGGTCACGGAGTTCGAGGATTTTGAGCTGGCCGATTTTGTAGGCTAGAGCCTGGCTGGGCCACGCGATGTAGCGATCGACCTCAACCTGAACATCTGTTTCATCAATGGCGGAGTGGTCGTGGAAATAGTCGACCATCTGCTGTCGTGTCCAATGCTTCGAGTGCACCCCTGTATCAACCACAAGGCGAACGGCTCGCAGGATGTCCCCTTCAACGCGGCCATAATCCGAATAGGGGTCCTGGTAGAGCCCGACATCCTTGCCCAGCCGCTCGGCGTAGAGACCCCAGCCCTCAACAAACGCCGTGTATCCCTCAAACTTGCGAAACTCCGGAAAGCCGGTGAGTTCCTGGCCGATGGAGAGTTGCATATGATGGCCAGGCAAGCCTTCGTGATACGCAATGGCTTCGACTTCATCAAGATTGCGGTCGGAGTGATTGTGAGTGTTGATGAATAGACGGCCGGGCCGACTGCCGTCGGGCGTGCCGGATTGATAGTACGCGGTGGCCGCGGTCTTCTCGATGTAGTCAGGAACAGGGACAACCTCGAACGAAGTTTTTGGCAATCTGCCGAACAGTTGCGGCAATCTCGCTTGCATAGGAGTGAGGTATCCCCGATACACAGCTAACAAAGCCTCAGCCGAGGATGGTTTGTTCTTGGGGTTGGCCTTGAGACTGGCGCGAAAGCTTGCCAAATCCTTGAAGCCGAGTTTCTGAGCGATGGTCAGCATCTCGGCTTCATCCTTCTTCACTTCTTCGAGGCCGATCTGATGAATCTGGTCTGCGGTAAATTTGGTTGTCGTCGTGCGGCGAATGAGGAAGTTGTAGTATTTTGCGCCATCGGGAAGCGCAGAGATGCCAGGCTCGGCGCGGCCGGCGGGGATGTAGGCGACTTCGAGGAAGCGGGCAAACCGGTTGTATGCAGGTTGCACTTCCTTGGTGATGGCGGCGAGCATTTCGGTCTTGATTCGGGCCTGTTCCTCGGCAGAGATGGAGGCCGGAAACTTCTTGAGGGGCAGAGCGAGCGGGGAATCTTCCGGCTTCTGAGCCGCGAGTTGCTTCACTTGTTCCAGGGCTTTTTCAAGAAGGAATTTTGGCGGAACGCGTTTGTCGTCGATGCCGATCGACATCTCAGCGGTCACCTGCTCGAAAGCCTCGGGGATTTTATGGAGGCGCGCGATCCAATCGTCGTAGTCTTTTACGGTGGTAAAGCTAAACTCGGCAACCAATTGCGGATAGATGCTGTAAATGCCCCCCATCTGGTTTACCGGCATCTCCCACTCCTTGAATTCCGCTCCTTCCTGGTCGTCCGCAATATCGCGCATCAGGAGTTCACGGCTGGTCTTGTCCTGATCTGAGAGGCCAGTGGGATCGATGGCGGCGAGCTTCATCAGGTATTCCTGTTCGGTCGCAAGCCATTCGTTGATCGCCTTTACGGAGAAGTCCGAGACCTGATCGTTGTAGCGTTTGTCGCCGATCGAGGAGGCAAACTCCGGCTGATTTTTCAAGACGGATTCCCAGTAGTCGTGGAAGAGCGTGTGCAGCGCCTTAGTGCGATCTTCCGGATTTGTGGGCGCATTGACGGCCGGCGAGAGCTGCGCGAAAACACAGCAGGAACAAGCGAGCAACATGGCGAACGCGAACGAGGAGATTCGTTTCAATGGAGTGGACCCCTAGGTGAAGTTACCGGACCGGCATCGGGATGACACGAGTGTAGAGCACCTGGGTCCAAGAGCGTAGAGCAAAGAATTGTGCGGAGATGCGGCTAACGAGAGGGTTGAGCTTCAACCTCGAGAAGGCGATAGAGCGTGGAACGGCTAATGCCGAGCTGGCGGGCGGATTTGAGTTTGTTGCCGTGGTTAAGATCGAGGACCAAGCGGATGTGGTTTTGAATGACGGCGTCGAGGTTGAGAACGGTCGGCGGCTGAAAACGTATGTGAGACAAGGGCACAGCGGCGGCTACGATAGGCAGGTCCTCTGCTCGGATCAAGCCGTTGGCCGATTCAAGGACTGCGGATTCGAGGACGCTGAAAAGTTCGCGCGCGTTGCCGGGCCAGTCGTGTTGAAGAAGACGAGCAGTCGTGCCTGGAGCGAAGCAAAAGCGTGGGATGCGATAACGCTCACTTAAGCGTTCGAGAAACAGGGCGGCTAGGGGTGCGATGTCTTCGCGGCGTTCGCGCAGAGGCGGGATGGAAAAACGAATCGCTGTAAATCGAAACGCAAGGTCAGGGAGGAAGCTGCCGTTGAGGGCCATGTCGCGCAACGAAGTTTCAGACGAGGCCACTAGACCTAGTCTTCCAGCGGGGCAACTTTGCAGCGATTTGAGAACGCGAAGGAGAAGGGCTTGGCCGGGAGCGGCGAGAAGGTCGATTCGATCGAGATATGTGAAGCCGGTGAGGAACTCCGGATCGATATCTCTGAGAAGCCATTCGCGTACGTCGCAACGAAAGAAGTTAGAACGCGCAAACGCGGATTGAGCGTGAAGCACGCGTGCGAGAGTTTCCTTTCCCACTCCGGACTCGCCTTCGATGACGGCCAATTCGAGATGGGGCGCGACGGTAGCAACCTGTTGAACGAGTCTGCATCCCGATGTGCTGATGGCGAGAAATTGAGTTGCACGGGGAGTGGCGCCGGGTCGATCGGCGGCGGGAAATCGAGGTTGCGACTTTACCAGAGTCTGCATCGGCATATGCGCAGGCTGACCTTGCGTCCCTGAATTCTATGCACGGGCTCGCACTGGATTTATCGGCGAAGTGAAGGCTGAACGTGAGCGGAAAAAACGTGAGAGGAAGAGGCAGATTGGGTCTCGGAAAGAATGTAGATACAAGCAAATTGACCTCTAGCCGAAACTCTGTCAATTGTTGCGGTTACGGCTGCCAAGGATGAGTTCCTTGTGGACAGGTTCGAATGGCGGTGTCGCATGAAGAGTTTTTCCCACCTGATCTCTTACCAAGACGACTTACTGTGCCGTACAAATACAGCAATATCCTAGAGTTACTAACGATACGGTTACTATAGTCTTAGCCTTTCCACATCAGGGTCATTAGCGGGATGGTTTATTTAAGCATATTACTATCAATAGCTTAGAGATATTTCACAGAAAACGCAAAATGGCGCGAAACGTCCTTTTTTTGGATGAATTCCCAAAAAGGAGATCGTTTATTACCTAAGTGCCATTGGATGTGTGTTTTGCTCCTCCATAATCCCCAAAGGTTACGAGATGCCGGCATCGTCCCCAACGGTTACGAAATGCCAGCATCATTCGGGCCTTCGCGAACAGCGAAAGAACTGCTGGTTAACACCTACATTCGGAGGAATGATGAAAATTGGAAAGATCCTTTGGGCTGTGATGGTCGCTTTCGCGATGACACTCTCGGCCTCGATAGCATCTGCGCAGTTGAACTCAGGTGCGCAGACGATTGCCTTGAACGCCAACTTGGCTGAATCGCTGACCCTTACTCTTTCGGCGACCACGGTGAACTTTACGTTAAGCGCCGGTAGCGCCAACAACGCCGGTTCTGCCGGTGTCACGGCCACGACGGCGTGGACGCTTGCTCCGGGTCGGACTGCAGTGGGCGTTTATGCCTATTTCACCAGTGCAACAGCGGCCTTGACCGACGGCGCGGGAGACAACATTCCGTCTTCTGCCTTCTATATCGCGGACAATGCGGGTGCTTCCACCGCACTGACCAACACGGTTGCTTTCGGTGCCGCAAATGCCGGTCTCAAGTTGGCGAATGTGGCGATCACGGGCGCGAATCGGTCATCGAGCCGCACTGACGCCATGACTTTCAACATCAACCTTACTGGCGGCACCCTGCCTCAGCTCAGCTACACCGGAACGCTGAACATCCAGGCACAGGCCACTCCGTAAACTTCGCAGAATTGCATTCGGCAAAGGCGGGAAACCGCGAAATCGTGGTGGGCCCGCCTCCAGCCTTTATCTCGAATCGGTACTAAGAAGGAAACGCTCAATGCGGATACAGACGAAACTCGGAACGATGGCAACGGTGCTTCTGGCGGCTGCGATGTTTGCAGCACCCGTCAGCGCACAGGTGCGGAATTCGGGAGCTAGTCCCATCGCGTTGAATGCAGTCCTTTCTGACTCCATTACGCTCACGTTATCTGG
It encodes:
- a CDS encoding ABC transporter permease; this translates as MNPFPRLFGRNRRYQDIDVSVQEHIQERADELESEGMPRKQAEQAARREFGNVALVQQRSREQWQWRALESMLADFKFTLRRLRKSPGFTVTVLLTLAIGIGANTAVFSVVDGVLLKPLPYPDSNQLAALWLDAPGAPGLANFESGLRLSASMYFTFSEHNRTFQSLGVWAPSTANVTGIAQPEQVHTLLITDGVLQTLDIHPAFGRWLSQADQDPHGAKRVMLSYGYWQRRFGGDRNVIGRSIQLDAKTCEIIGVMPRGFRVVDNDFDMLAPLQFDRGNLKLAGFGYNGIGRLKPGISLAQANGDIGRLISTWMDTFSNGPGTNPHYYDLWKVSPHFRSLKQQVIGNISNVLWVVMATVGLVMLIACVNIANLLLVRADSRQHELSIRAALGAGRARIVRELLFESVLLGLIGGVFALGVASAGLRLLVAFGPVNLPRLSEVTLDAHALAFTLALSVISGLLFGSIPAIKYARTRAAAALSGANRTASAGRVRQRSRSVLVVAQVAMALVLLVSALLMIRTFAALRNVEPGFTDPDHLQLMHIYIPDLLVADPRTVTHQQNEIADKISAVPGVTSVGFAAAAPMEGFEPNWDEIGAEGKVYPGGEPPLRMFNYVSPGYFQTAGTRMVAGRDFTWSDIYNLNRYVIVSENFARENWGPASAAIGKRVRQFSSMPWVEVIGVVQDVRHNGVDEKAPAIVYWPAMLESPYTRTPTLDAPREVTFAIRTNRAGSESLIGDVQQAVWSVNNNLPVATPSTMQEIYSKSMARTSFTLTMLAIAGTMALALGIIGIYGVLSYAVAQRTREIGIRLALGAQKNELKWMFVRSALTLTVIGVSIGIAAAAALTQSMKALLFDISPLDPLTFLTVPLILTAAALLASYLPARRAAAVNPVVALRVE
- a CDS encoding sigma 54-interacting transcriptional regulator; this encodes MPMQTLVKSQPRFPAADRPGATPRATQFLAISTSGCRLVQQVATVAPHLELAVIEGESGVGKETLARVLHAQSAFARSNFFRCDVREWLLRDIDPEFLTGFTYLDRIDLLAAPGQALLLRVLKSLQSCPAGRLGLVASSETSLRDMALNGSFLPDLAFRFTAIRFSIPPLRERREDIAPLAALFLERLSERYRIPRFCFAPGTTARLLQHDWPGNARELFSVLESAVLESANGLIRAEDLPIVAAAVPLSHIRFQPPTVLNLDAVIQNHIRLVLDLNHGNKLKSARQLGISRSTLYRLLEVEAQPSR
- a CDS encoding PadR family transcriptional regulator; translated protein: MAKHPDDRDLFPGALEIMILQSLRHKPMHGYALVKHIKQVSDELLQVEEGSLYPALQRLLREGLLESDEGISAKGRPTRIYRLTDAGIRHLERELSSFGKMFDGITRVLAFSPR
- a CDS encoding DUF885 domain-containing protein; this translates as MKRISSFAFAMLLACSCCVFAQLSPAVNAPTNPEDRTKALHTLFHDYWESVLKNQPEFASSIGDKRYNDQVSDFSVKAINEWLATEQEYLMKLAAIDPTGLSDQDKTSRELLMRDIADDQEGAEFKEWEMPVNQMGGIYSIYPQLVAEFSFTTVKDYDDWIARLHKIPEAFEQVTAEMSIGIDDKRVPPKFLLEKALEQVKQLAAQKPEDSPLALPLKKFPASISAEEQARIKTEMLAAITKEVQPAYNRFARFLEVAYIPAGRAEPGISALPDGAKYYNFLIRRTTTTKFTADQIHQIGLEEVKKDEAEMLTIAQKLGFKDLASFRASLKANPKNKPSSAEALLAVYRGYLTPMQARLPQLFGRLPKTSFEVVPVPDYIEKTAATAYYQSGTPDGSRPGRLFINTHNHSDRNLDEVEAIAYHEGLPGHHMQLSIGQELTGFPEFRKFEGYTAFVEGWGLYAERLGKDVGLYQDPYSDYGRVEGDILRAVRLVVDTGVHSKHWTRQQMVDYFHDHSAIDETDVQVEVDRYIAWPSQALAYKIGQLKILELRDRAKKELGSKFDIRTFHDQVIDSGALPLDVLEERITNWIATQKSTGK